A window of the Citrus sinensis cultivar Valencia sweet orange chromosome 9, DVS_A1.0, whole genome shotgun sequence genome harbors these coding sequences:
- the LOC102624199 gene encoding organic cation/carnitine transporter 2-like yields MADPSPLLCQSNSCTDDQESSDQRSHKQSISSLDEIVEQGIGGFGWAQFVVYTEAEPTWHCLNNTTCSSASNICMFPKSSWAWDGNPTTTALTIISEWGLECSSAFIKGLPAASHFTGCLLGIVFLATLADSSLGRKNLLFLSCLTMSVATSLTIFSNNLWIYSLLRFFSGISRATIGTCTIVLLTEKVGTEWRGLVGILDSFFFTIGTLTLPAIAYTNRSSSWTIIYLWTSIPTLVYSGLLYIFVSESPRWLFMQGRQEEAVEVIKSLSPIKDSNQLSLSLVSAVSFGHEPAASSKESSFLSSIRELFVRRWALERTLALMVLGFGIGVVYYGMTLGIENLGFDIYLGVVFNALLEIPVWGIYFDKTSHDEQVSDSRIPRTGIFCRSQVAGEHEQEYSACSRMYPPRGHSGSRPPTRRIKPFLLEVEVGRPGQ; encoded by the exons ATGGCGGATCCGTCGCCGCTATTATGCCAATCTAACAGCTGCACCGACGACCAAGAAAGCAGTGATCAGAGAAGTCATAAACAGTCAATATCATCCCTCGATGAGATTGTAGAACAGGGTATCGGAGGTTTTGGGTGGGCGCAGTTTGT CGTCTACACAGAGGCCGAGCCAACGTGGCACTGCCTTAACAACACAACGTGCAGCTCAGCCTCTAACATCTGCATGTTTCCAAAATCTTCATGGGCCTGGGATGGAAACCCTACTACTACTGCACTCACAATCATATCCGAATGGGGGCTTGAATGTTCAAGTGCATTTATCAAAGGCCTGCCAGCAGCATCCCACTTCACAGGCTGTCTTCTCGGCATTGTTTTTCTGGCCACGCTCGCGGACTCATCTCTCGGTCGTAAGAACTTGCTTTTCCTTTCGTGTTTAACGATGTCAGTAGCAACATCCTTAACTATCTTCTCTAACAACCTCTGGATTTACTCCCTTCTGAGATTCTTTAGTGGGATTAGCCGAGCCACGATTGGAACATGTACTATCGTGTTACTAACGGAGAAAGTTGGGACAGAGTGGCGAGGCCTTGTCGGAATTTTGGattccttcttcttcactATAGGTACATTAACATTGCCGGCAATTGCTTATACAAATCGAAGCTCTTCATGGACAATTATCTATTTATGGACTTCGATTCCGACACTTGTCTACAGTGGGTTGCTTTATATTTTCGTTAGTGAGTCTCCTAGATGGCTTTTCATGCAAGGCCGCCAAGAAGAAGCCGTGGAAGTTATTAAAAGCCTTTCGCCCATAAAGGATTCAAATCAATTAAGCTTGAGCTTGGTAAGTGCAGTCTCCTTTGGACATGAACCAGCAGCTTCATCCAAGGAATCCTCGTTTTTATCATCCATCAGGGAATTATTCGTTAGGAGATGGGCACTTGAAAGAACTTTGGCACTCATGGTTCTTGGTTTTGGCATTGGAGTTGTATATTACGGCATGACATTGGGGATTGAAAACTTGGGATTTGACATCTATCTAGGTGTGGTGTTCAATGCTTTGTTGGAGATACCTGTTTGGGGGATATATTTCGACAAGACCAGCCATGATGAACAGGTATCTGATAGCAGGATTCCGCGAACAGGTATATTCTGCAGAAGTCAGGTAGCAGGTGAACACGAGCAGGAATATTCTGCTTGTTCACGAATGTATCCTCCACGGGGCCACAGTGGGAGCCGACCTCCTACTAGGAGGATAAAACCATTCCTGCTAGAGGTTGAGGTGGGGAGACCCGGTCAATGA